The sequence GTCCTCCGGACCTACCGGATTCATGAACGGTGCTTCAGCGTCGAGGGCAACCCGACGGACTGCGTGAACCTGGCCCTGTGGCAAATCCTGCCGGACCGGCCCGACGTCGTCATTTCCGGTATTAACGCCGGCTGGAACCTGGCCGAGGACGTGACCTACTCGGGGACGGTCGCCGGGGCGATGGAGGGGACCATCCACAAGATCTTTTCCATCGCCGTCTCGCTGGCCCCCGACGTGGCGACGTGGGAGCGCTTCCTGACGGTGGCCCGGTGGCTCAACACGGCGCTACCGGCCCTGCGGGCAATCGGAAGCCCCCGGGTGTTTTTCAACATCAACTGGCCTCGAGTCCATCCCCCACGGGGCCTTCGGTGGACGCGGCTCGGCACCCGCCTTCACCCGAATCAGGTCTTGGCGCGGACGGACCCCCGAGGGGAGACGTACTACTGGATTTCCCGGGGGGAACCCGAATGGGAGGAAGGCGCCGACGTGGACGTCCACGTCGTGACCGAAGGCTTCGTGTCGATCACGCCCCTGACCATCGACTGGACTGACGAGGCAACCCTGGCCCGTTTACGACGGAGCCCCTTGGACCTGCCGGGACCATGGGCATGAAGGGGGGCGGCGATTCCCTTCACGGTCTAATCAGAGCCGTTCGGCCCGTGGAAACCCGTATGGATTCAGCCTTTCCGACCCTTCGGGGCGGACGATTTTTCAAAGGGACGGAGTAACGAAGTGACGGAGTGACGAAGAAGTGACGAGCCATGGCCTTGGGCCGATGGGCCGGTCGGGATCATCCTTATATCATCACTCCATCCCTCCGTCCCTTTGAAAAATCGTGCTTTCCGGGCGATGGGAAAGGTTGTCCCGACGCCATTCTCCCGGGCCGAACGGCTGTGCTAATATATTGGGGGCGGTTAGCTCAGCGGTAGAGCGTCGGCCTTACAAGCCGAAGGCCGGAGGTTCAAGTCCTCCACCGCCCACCCCCGCCCCACGGGAATGCCGCTCCGTCGCTTGCCGAACTCCCCATGCCCCCTGGCCATTATCCCGGGTACGGCCGTCGGCCCTATATATCCAACCGACTGCTAACAACTTAGCTTCCGGCTTCAGCCGATGTCGATGAATTTCTTCGGTGCGGCGAGTTCCCCATCAGGTCCCATGATGCCGATACCAAGGTCGATACCCGCTTCCACGGCACCCTTGTATACCCTCATCCCATACGCGTAGGGGACCGCCCGGCCCTCGATACCCTGGGCCCGGAGCCGCTCCTGAAAAGCCGGGTCTCCCAACTTTTCGGACCACTTCCGTACATCCGCCTCATGAAGTCGAAGCTTGGCCTCAATAAGGACGTAAAAAGGAGCCTCGTCATCTCGCTGGACCCGAAAGACGACGTCGAGGTCGCCGTCCAGTTCAATCGCCCAAGGGCCTTCCAGTAACGCGAATCCCCGGCGCCGGAAGACACCTCCAGCGACGTCTCCGGCTTCCTCTTCGACGCTCATGCCCACGATATTAGCCAAACGGCCCAGGTCTTTGCGGAGTAAGGCGACCTGCGCCTCGGTTCGCTTCTGGGCTTCTGCCAGCTCTTCCACGCGGACCTCTGTCCTTCGCTGGGCTTCTGCCAGCTCTTCCACGCGGACCTCTGTCCTTCGCTGGGCTTCTGCCAGCTCTTCCACGCGGACTTCTGTCCTTCGCTGGGCTTCTGCCAGCTCTTCCACGCGAGCCGCCAAGCTCTCCAGGCGGACTTCTGTCCTTCGCTGGGCTTCCGCTAACTGTCCGATGACCTCCCAGACACGTCGGAATTCCTCGTGCATCTCGGCTCGGAGGCTTTCCACCCGCGCCGGAAGGGCCAAGAGCTCGTCAGTCAAGATGAGGCGTCGGACCTCCTCTCGGAGGTCCGGATCCCGCCGCAGTCGCTGAATAAAAGAGGACTTCGCTTTCATAATCGTCCATCAATAGAGAGGTTCATCACATGATATGCGATTGATCATGGAGCGTCCAGTGAGTCAGGGAACTGATGGTTTATCCCTAATTCCCCCGATGCCAGGGGTATGAGAGGAGCCCTCATCTCATCTTCTTTTTTCTGGGCCAACGGACGCTTGTAAGTCCCTAAGTCTATGAGGGGGACTCGATGGATTCTCCTCTATGGCCGATTGTCCGACCTCAGGAGGCCCAGGCGCCGGCGGTAGGCTTCGTAGGCGGCCCGGACGTCGTCCAGGCAGTCGCCCCCGAACTTCTCGAGCCAGGCGTCCGCCAGGACCCAGGCGACGAGGGCCTCGGCGATGACGACGGCCGGGACGACGGCGCAGACGTCGGACCGCTCGAAGGCCGCCTCGTGGGGCTCGCCGGTCTCGATGCTGACGGTCCGGAGGCGCTTCCGGAGCGTCGCCAGGGGCTTGAGGTAAATCCGGACGACGACGGGCGCCCCGTTCGTCACGCCGCCCTCGAGGCCGCCGGCCCGGTTCGTCAGGCGGTAGAAGCCCTGCTCGGGACTGTAGAAGATCTCGTCATGGACCAGACTGCCGGGGAGGTCGGCGGCGCGGATGCCGTCTCCGACCTCGACGGCCTTGACGGAGGGGATCGACATCAGGGCCGCCGCCAGGCGAGCGTCCAGCCGCCGGTCCCAGTGGGTGTAACTCCCGAGGCCCGGGGGCACGCCGACGGCGATGACCTCCACGACGCCGCCCAGGGTGTCCCCGGCCTGTCCCGCCGCCTCGACGGCCTCGATCATCGCCTGGCGGGCCTGGGCATCGACGCAGGGCAGGGGGTCCATCGGGTCGATACCCCGGATGACGTCCCACTCGACGGTCTGGTCCGGGGGGAGGCCGACGCCGCCGATCCGCCGGACGTGGCCCCGGACGTCCACGCCGAACAATGCCAGGAAGCCCTTGCACAGCGCTCCGACGGCCGTCCGGACGGCCGTCTCCCGGGCGCTGGCCCGCTCCAGGACGTTCCGCAGGTCCGTGTGCCCGAACTTCAGGCCGCCCGCCAGGTCCGCATGCCCCGGCCGGGGGTGAATGACCCGACGCTTGTGCGCCGCCGGCGGGGGCTCGGCCGCCCAGGGGTCCATGACCTCTTGCCAGTTCACCCAGTCCCGATTCTCGATGAGCAGGGCCAGGGGACTCCCCAGCGTGCGGCCGAAGCGGACGCCGGCCAGGAAGCGGACCTCGTCTCGTTCGATCTTCATCCGGGCGCCCCGGCCGATGCCGACCTGCCGCCGACGCAGGTCCTGCTGGATGCGCTCGAGGTCCACGGGCACGCCGGCCGGGAAGCCCTCGACGACGGCGACCAGGGCCGGGCCGTGGGACTCCCCGGCCGTCAGGACGCGAATCCGAAAGCCAGTCACGGCCGCTCCCTACTCTTGGGCGGTACGGCAGTCAAGGTCGAGCGTTTCTACAAGCGATCTCATAAATCCGACCATGGACCATAGACCCCAGACCATAGACCGGCTTAGGCCCCCGGGGGTCCATGGTCCGTGGTCCATGGTCCAGGGTCCGTGGTCTGTGGTCTAATATCGAGGGTCCGATCCCGGTCCCGTCGGATTTATCAGAGCCGTTCGGTTCGTGAGAATGGCGTCGGAACAATCTTTCCCATCTCCCGGGAAGCACGATTTTTCAAAGTGACGGAGTGACGAAGTGACGCAGTGACGATCCACGACCTTGGACCGATGGGCCGGTCGGCCGATAGAGCCCTGGATAGCAGGGCTTCTTGGACGCTCGGCCGAACTGCCGAACTGCCGAATTGCCCTTTGCTTGAAAAACCATCCTCTCCGAATGGTCGGAAAAGCCGAATCCATGCGGGTTTTACCAACCGAACGGCTCTGTTATTGCCTTACGGCCTTATTGCCTTTTTCCGACGGCGGCGGGTGGGCTTCCAGCCACTGAAGCGCCCGGGGGTCATGGGTCGCCTCGTAGTACTGCCGCATCCGGTCATAGGCGGCCTGGCGGTCGCCCCGCCGGTCCAGGAGAAGCGCTTCATAGTATATCAGGTCCGTTTTTCTGTATACCCAGGCCAGGGCGCCGAGGACGGCCTCCAGGCGGTCCAGTTCCCGGGGGCCGGTACTGACCTGCATGAGGCGGTCGAGCCAGGCGTGGAGCTCTTCGGGCCGGGTCCACCCGCCGCCCTGGGCCGGGTCGTCGCCGGTGTCCGAGTTGCTCAGGGCCTCCCGGGGACCCTCCCGTCGCCAGTAGGCCCAGTAGGGCGTACGGACCGGGATCCAGCGCCACTGCGTGTGGACCCAGCTCCGCCCGGGACCCTCCGGGAGCTGACCCCCCAGGGCATTCTGGGCCCACAGGTACAGCCACTGGGCCGACGTCCGGTCGTGGAGCCGGTCGGCCGCCCAGGCGGCGCCCACCAGGAGGGTCGGATGAAACGTCGTCGGCCACAGCGTCGGGACGGCTTCCCGCACGTAGGGCCAGTCTTCGGTCAGTAGGGCTAACATCAGGCGATTCCAGGCCAGGACCGGGGCGTCCGGTCGGAGACGCAAGGCTCGGTCGATGTAATATCGGGCCTGGTCCGTCTGTCCCATGACGGCCAGGACGATGCCGAGGTCGTTCGAGATGACCGGGCCGGGGTCCTGCGTCGAGAGGTCCAGCAAGGTCTGCAGGGCGACAGGCCAACGCTGGCGAAGGTAGTGCCATGTGGCGACCCACAAGCGTTCCTGGGGATCCATCGGCTGGGCGGACCGTTGCTGGACCCACTGGTCCAGGGCGGCGGCCGCCGCGTCGTCCAGGCCGTTCAGTTCCATCGCCGTCCAGACCTGCGCCCATCGGATGTCCTCGAAAGTCGGGGCCAGGGTCGCCAGCCGGACGAGTCGGTCGAAGCGGTCGCTCGGCGGGTCCGTCCAGAGGGCCTTGACGTAAGGCTCGAACGACTCCATCGGGACGGACGGCCAGAAGCGGTCGGCGACCCGGGCCGGGATGCCGGCTCGAGCCAGCCGGGAGCGCAGAGTTTCCAGGAGCCTTTGAAGCAAGTCGGGAAACCCCGCCAGGGTGCCCTGCACCGACCACTGCTCCAGGGGCCGCCGAGCCGCCGGGTCGGCCATCTGGACGGTAATCGTCAGGTCCGAGGCCTTCTCGCCGGACGACCGGTAGTACCCCGTGACGAGCAGGGCCGCCTGGCTCTGCCGGGCCAGCCATAAGGCCGTCGGGAGCGAAAGGGGAAGCGGATAGGTAAAGCCGTGGGCTTCGAAGACCTGCCGTCGGGTCCAGTGAGGCGGGATGACGTAGGGTCCGTCCAGCTCGACGTTGTGACCGACGACCTCGACGATGGCCTCCCCGAGCCAGAACAGGTCCGGCCGACCCGTACGATTTTCAAAGGGAAGAAGCAGGACGAAGGCCGGCGCATCGGTCTTCTCGGAGGGCGCTGGCGTCGGAGACGCCGGGCCCGAACCGGCCGGCATGGGGGAAAGGGCCGAGAGCCCCAGGCCGGCCATGACGGATAAGACCGACAGAAGCCGAAAGGGTCGATTCGGGAACATGCGCTTCTCGTCCCGAGACGAGGTGGCGAGGGGGAAGAATAAGAGACGCGGGATGCACGATGCAAACCCCATGTGCGCGTTTGATAGCAAGCCGCCTGTCTTCCGGACCCCCGGGACCTGGGACCGGGCACCCGAGACCCGGCACCGGCCGCCTACCCCTCCATCTCCTCGGGCCGCCACAGGTCCGGCGTCCGCCAGCCCAGGACCGACTGGATCCGCAGGGCGTAGGCCCGGAGCAGGCCGTCCAAGTCTGACCCCAAATACAGGCTGAGGGTCATCGGCATGACGATGCCGCCGGCTTGGGCGACCCGCAGGGCGTTCTCGAGGTTCAGGACCGACAGGGGCGTCTCCCGGATACAGACGACCAGCTTCCGGCGCTCCTTCAGGGCGACGTGAGCGCATCGGGCGATCAACGTGTTGGTGAACCCGTGGGCGATGCGGGCCAGCGTGTTCATCGAACACGGGAGGACGACGACGGCCTCATAGTGGACCGACCCCGAGGAAATCGGGGCATCGAGCTGGGTGTCGTCGAAAGTCTTCTTGACGAGCGCCTGCACATCTTCCAGCGTCCGGCCCGTCTCCTGTTCGAGGACGGACCGGCCCCATCGGGAGACGACCAGATAGACGTCGACCGCCTCGTCTCGCAGGGACTCTAAGAACGCCAGCGTAAACGGGGCTCCCGACGACCCCGTCAACCCGACGACGACCCGCCGCCGCATGGACACCTCTACGGCCGGATAATCTCGGCCACCCACGCCAGGACGACGAACCCGACGAAGGCGTTCACGTGAAAGAAGGCCGCCTCGATCTTACCACGCCGGGCCAGGCCGTGCTCGACGAGGAACATGCCCCCGAGCAGGAGCCACCCCCCGACCGCCGCCGGCGTCCACGCCCCGTGGCGGACGGCGATCCCCGCCAGACCGGCCAGACCGATCCCGTGCAGGAGGGCCGCTACGACGAGGCCGACCGGACGCCCGAAGCGGGCCGGGACAGAATACAGACCGACCGTCCGGTCGAAGTCTACGTCCAGAAGGGCATAGATGACGTCAAAGCCGGCGACCCACAGGAAGACAAAGCCGGCCAGCAAGAGGACGTCGGCCAGTCGAGGGTGACCGAGCATCGCCGCCGGCGTCTTCACGACGGCCAGGAAGCCGCCCAGGGGCGCCAGGGCCAGGGCCGTCCCGACGCCCAGGTGGGCCAGGACGGTCCACCGCTTCATCTGCGGGTACACCCAGAAGACGAGGGCCGGGATCGGTGATAGGTAGAGGCACCAGGGCGAAAGCGCCCAAGCCGCCGCCGTAAACACGGCCAAGCCACCGACGATGAGGCCCCAGACCTCCCAGGGCGTGATGCGACCGGTCGGAAGTTCCCAATCCCGCGTCCGGGGATTCCGGGCGTCCAGGTCCCGGTCGAGCCAGCGGTTGAGCGCCATCGCCGCCGTTCGAGCCCCCAGCAGGGCCAGCAGGATGAGGCCCCAGTCCCCCCAGCGGACCTCCGGGCTCGCCAGCCAAGCGCCGGCGTAAGCATTCGGGAGCGAGAACACCGTGTGTTCAAACTTCACGAAACGGACGTAGGTCTGCAGACGGGCCTTCATCGTACGGGAATCCGGGAGTTCGGGAGTCCGGGAATTCGGCCATTCGGCAGGCCGGCCGTCTGGGAACTTCAGGGCTCGAGCGTCCCGTCGTCGAAAGACCGATCTGTCGAAGTGCCCAGCACCTGGTCTCCCCAGTTCCCGAATGGCCGGGCTGCCGAACTGCCGGATTCCCGAACTCCCGAATTCCCGGACCGCCGATTATCCGACCGGGTCCAGGGCCGGCACGGTCGGGATGAGGCCCCGCTCGTGGGCCATCGCATAGAGCGTCCGCAGGGCCTGCTCCCCGTCCGGCTTCAGGCCCAGCGTGTCATCGTTGACGTACATCTGAACAAACGTCCGGCAGGTCTCGGCATCGACGCCTCGGCCAAAGAGCCGGGCATACTCGAGGGCGGCCTCCGCATCGAGCATAGCGTACAAGATACTGTGCCGAAGTAAGCAGGCCACCGATTCGGCCATCGCCTCCCCCAAATCCCGACGGACGACGTTGACGCCCAAGGGGATGGGCAGGCCCGTCGTGTCGGCCCACCACCGCCCCAGGTCGACGACTTCGTGAAGGCCCAGGGCCGGGTACGTCAACTGGCCCTCGTGGATGACGAGGCCGGCGTCGACTTCCCCCCGGGCCACGGTCGACAGGATTCGGTCGAAGGCCATGATCACGGGTTCAAAGTCCGGAAGATACAGTCGCAGGAGCAGAAAGGCCGTCGTATGCCGTCCCGGGACGGCGATGCGGTGTCCCCGCAGTGCGTCAGGCGCGGTGGGCGTCCGGGTTAGGACTTTTGGACCGTAGCGCCGTCCGACGGAGGCCCCGACCCGGAGAAGCCGATACGTCGAGGCGACCCAGGGATACAGGGCCGCCGAAATGGCCGTGACCTCCAGCTCGCCTCGGAGCGCCCGTTCGTTGAGCGTCTCGATGTCGGCCAAGACGTGCTCGACCGTCCAACCGTCGAGACCGACGACGCCCCGGGCGATGCCGAAGAACATGAAGGCATCGTCGGCGTCTGGGCTGTGGCCAATCCGCAATCTACGCCCCTCCGCCATGGTGCCCCTCCCGTGTAGGTGATCCGGCCGTAAGGCCGTCGGGCAGTAAAGCCATTCGGCGTTGGGTCCCGGGGGTGAGGTGTCGGAGGTTCGGTCGAGGCCCTATGGGCTTACCGCCCACTTCCGGATGACCTCGTACAGCGTCGTCCGCTGGGCCGGGATGAAGCCGGCCTCCCGGATGAGGGCGACGACCTCCTCGACGGAAGACCGATTCACGTGGCCGGCCGCTTCGTGAACGTGCTCCTCCAACAGGACCCCACCGAAGTCGTCGGCCCCGAAGTGGAGGGCGACCTGACCGACTTTTTTGCCTTCCGAGAACCACGACGCCTGAATATGGTCAAAGTTGTCCAGGTAAATGCGACTCAGGGCGATGACCCGCAGGTACTGCTGGGGCGGGCTTCGGTGGGGGACCCACTTCCGCAGGTACGTGTGGTCCGGCTTGAAACTCCAGGGGACGAAGGCCGTGAACCCGCCCGTCTCGTCTTGAAGCGACCGGATGGCCTCCAGATGGGCAATGATGTCCTCGGGCGCTTCGACGTGGCCGTACATCATCGTCGCCGTGCTCCGCATACCCAATGCGTGAGCCGTCCGATGGACCTCCAGCCAGTCGGCGGCCGGGCCCTTCTTGGGGCTGATGCGGCGTCGGACGCGGTCGGACAGGATCTCGGCGCCGCCTCCGGGGAGGGTCGTCTGACCGGCTTCTTTCAAGCGCTCGAGGACCTCCCGGACGGACAGGCCCGAGACCTCGGCCATGAAGCGGACCTCCGAGGCCGTGAAGAAATGGGGCGTCACGTGGGGGAATCGCCGGCGGGTCTCCCGGATCAGCGTCAGGTAGTAGTCCAAAGGCAAGTCCGGGTTATGGCCGCCCTGCAGGAGGACCGTCGTCGCCCCCCGAGCGACGGCCCACTCGATCTTCTGGAGGACCTCCTCGACGCTAAGCGTGTAGGCGTCCGGCGCCCCCGGCTTCCGGTAGAAGGCGCAGAACAGACAGTCCGTCACGCATACGTTCGTGTAGTTGGGGTTCGTGTCGACGACGAAGGTCACGACGGGCTCGGGATGTTTACGAAATCGGAGGGCCTGGGCGACCTGGCCGAGGGCCAGGAGGTCAGCCTCCGTCAGGAGCCGTAGGCCTTCTTCCGGCGTAATGCGTCGACCGTCGAGAGCCTTGTCGAGGATGGCCTGCACCTGCGTCATGGGACGTTAGCCTCCCGCCAAAGGGCGTGAAATCGGACCCAGCCGTCGAGGGCCGCCGGGCTGAGTCGGTATTCGAAGCGCCGAAGGTATGCGATCTGCCGGGGCCGCAGGCCGTCGACGGGGCCACTGCCGTGGAGTCGGGGCAGGTGGGCCTCTAAGGCCGCCAAAAGGCGCTCGTACCAGGCCCGCCGCCACGCGGCCGGCCGGTCCCGCCGAGCGACCCATCGGGCAAATACAAAGGGCCGGCCCTGCCATCGGGTCCACTCGTCGGCCAAGTCATACATGAACGGAAAGGTCCGAGCCCCGCCGGACTCCCGGACTCCCGAATGCCCGGACTCCCGAATGCCCGTATGGCCGGACTGCCGGTCCCAGTAAATCGCCAAAGCCGTGTCGCCGATGACGAGCCAGGCGTCGGCCGCCTCCGGCGTCGGCGACCACTGCCAGTCCCGGACGCCGTACCGATCCCTCAGGAGGACCGTCAGGAGCCGGACCGACGTCGAACTCTCGGGCGTCGCACAGATACGAGCGCCATTTAAGGCTTCGATGGGCCGACGGGCCAGCAAGAGCACGCTCCAGACGGGACCCGCCACGGCCAGGCCGAGGTCGCCCAGGGGCTCGTACCGGTCCGCCAGGGTCGGGACGTCCACGACCGGCAGGATGGCGACGTCCAGCCGGCCGGCCCGAGCAAACTCGACGAGGGCCCGGGGAGACGCCACGACCCGCTCGATACCGGCGGGGAGCCCCTGGACGAAGGGCCAGATGTTCAGGTACGGAAAGTAGCCGACGACGTCCGTCATGGTCCGTACGGCCATCGGGCAGTAGGGGAGTAAGGCGGAAACAGGTCCGAGAACCACTCCGCCCAGCTACCTTACTGCCGTCCTGCCTTGAACCAGTCTCATCCATCCGACGGGACCGGGATCGGACCCTTGATATCCGACCATCGACCACAGACCCCAGACCATAGACCGGCTTGGGCCCAGGGGTCCGTGGTCCATGGTCCATGGTCTATGGTCTATGGTCGGATTTATGAGATCGCTTGTCGTTCGGTATAGACCCGAATCACGTTGTGCAAAGCGTCCCGCTCGACGGGAATCCGGCCGGCCGCCCGGATCATCCGGACGATGCGCTCCCGCGTGAGTTGAGCCGGGCTTTCGGCCCCGGCCGCATGCATGATCCGCTCGTCCCCCAACGTGCCGTTGACGTCGTCGGCCCCGAAGTGGAGGGCGACCGACGCCAGGTCCTCGCCCATCGTGACCCAGTAAGCCTCGACGTGGGGAAAGTTGTCGAGCAGGAGCCGGGCGACGGCGACCATCCGAAGCTCCTCGATGGGCGACG is a genomic window of bacterium HR11 containing:
- the surE gene encoding 5'-nucleotidase SurE, with the protein product MRILLVNDDGYRAPGIQALYEVLQAEHEVWIVAPDREVSAVGHAITLRHVLRTYRIHERCFSVEGNPTDCVNLALWQILPDRPDVVISGINAGWNLAEDVTYSGTVAGAMEGTIHKIFSIAVSLAPDVATWERFLTVARWLNTALPALRAIGSPRVFFNINWPRVHPPRGLRWTRLGTRLHPNQVLARTDPRGETYYWISRGEPEWEEGADVDVHVVTEGFVSITPLTIDWTDEATLARLRRSPLDLPGPWA
- the aroC gene encoding Chorismate synthase; the encoded protein is MTGFRIRVLTAGESHGPALVAVVEGFPAGVPVDLERIQQDLRRRQVGIGRGARMKIERDEVRFLAGVRFGRTLGSPLALLIENRDWVNWQEVMDPWAAEPPPAAHKRRVIHPRPGHADLAGGLKFGHTDLRNVLERASARETAVRTAVGALCKGFLALFGVDVRGHVRRIGGVGLPPDQTVEWDVIRGIDPMDPLPCVDAQARQAMIEAVEAAGQAGDTLGGVVEVIAVGVPPGLGSYTHWDRRLDARLAAALMSIPSVKAVEVGDGIRAADLPGSLVHDEIFYSPEQGFYRLTNRAGGLEGGVTNGAPVVVRIYLKPLATLRKRLRTVSIETGEPHEAAFERSDVCAVVPAVVIAEALVAWVLADAWLEKFGGDCLDDVRAAYEAYRRRLGLLRSDNRP
- the bsdB gene encoding putative UbiX-like flavin prenyltransferase, translating into MRRRVVVGLTGSSGAPFTLAFLESLRDEAVDVYLVVSRWGRSVLEQETGRTLEDVQALVKKTFDDTQLDAPISSGSVHYEAVVVLPCSMNTLARIAHGFTNTLIARCAHVALKERRKLVVCIRETPLSVLNLENALRVAQAGGIVMPMTLSLYLGSDLDGLLRAYALRIQSVLGWRTPDLWRPEEMEG
- the ubiA gene encoding 4-hydroxybenzoate octaprenyltransferase → MKARLQTYVRFVKFEHTVFSLPNAYAGAWLASPEVRWGDWGLILLALLGARTAAMALNRWLDRDLDARNPRTRDWELPTGRITPWEVWGLIVGGLAVFTAAAWALSPWCLYLSPIPALVFWVYPQMKRWTVLAHLGVGTALALAPLGGFLAVVKTPAAMLGHPRLADVLLLAGFVFLWVAGFDVIYALLDVDFDRTVGLYSVPARFGRPVGLVVAALLHGIGLAGLAGIAVRHGAWTPAAVGGWLLLGGMFLVEHGLARRGKIEAAFFHVNAFVGFVVLAWVAEIIRP
- the mqnD gene encoding 1,4-dihydroxy-6-naphtoate synthase; translation: MAEGRRLRIGHSPDADDAFMFFGIARGVVGLDGWTVEHVLADIETLNERALRGELEVTAISAALYPWVASTYRLLRVGASVGRRYGPKVLTRTPTAPDALRGHRIAVPGRHTTAFLLLRLYLPDFEPVIMAFDRILSTVARGEVDAGLVIHEGQLTYPALGLHEVVDLGRWWADTTGLPIPLGVNVVRRDLGEAMAESVACLLRHSILYAMLDAEAALEYARLFGRGVDAETCRTFVQMYVNDDTLGLKPDGEQALRTLYAMAHERGLIPTVPALDPVG
- the mqnC gene encoding Cyclic dehypoxanthine futalosine synthase encodes the protein MTQVQAILDKALDGRRITPEEGLRLLTEADLLALGQVAQALRFRKHPEPVVTFVVDTNPNYTNVCVTDCLFCAFYRKPGAPDAYTLSVEEVLQKIEWAVARGATTVLLQGGHNPDLPLDYYLTLIRETRRRFPHVTPHFFTASEVRFMAEVSGLSVREVLERLKEAGQTTLPGGGAEILSDRVRRRISPKKGPAADWLEVHRTAHALGMRSTATMMYGHVEAPEDIIAHLEAIRSLQDETGGFTAFVPWSFKPDHTYLRKWVPHRSPPQQYLRVIALSRIYLDNFDHIQASWFSEGKKVGQVALHFGADDFGGVLLEEHVHEAAGHVNRSSVEEVVALIREAGFIPAQRTTLYEVIRKWAVSP
- the mqnA gene encoding Chorismate dehydratase; the encoded protein is MTDVVGYFPYLNIWPFVQGLPAGIERVVASPRALVEFARAGRLDVAILPVVDVPTLADRYEPLGDLGLAVAGPVWSVLLLARRPIEALNGARICATPESSTSVRLLTVLLRDRYGVRDWQWSPTPEAADAWLVIGDTALAIYWDRQSGHTGIRESGHSGVRESGGARTFPFMYDLADEWTRWQGRPFVFARWVARRDRPAAWRRAWYERLLAALEAHLPRLHGSGPVDGLRPRQIAYLRRFEYRLSPAALDGWVRFHALWREANVP